Proteins encoded together in one Chitinophaga varians window:
- a CDS encoding GrpB family protein: MENRTIIVVPYTTAWAETFERLAGIYRAQLGELVTGIEHVGSTSVPGLAAKPIIDIDIIIQGPAGLPSVVAVLERLGYTWRGDLGIPGREAFGRNADTSPLDGNGTSWPAHNLYVCVEGCTSLKNHLQLRNYLRQHPDAARQYGTLKQELAAKYPNDIDSYVEGKTAFITAILAHTGMEADDLKNITAQNKATK, encoded by the coding sequence ATGGAAAACAGAACGATCATCGTAGTACCTTATACCACTGCATGGGCAGAGACTTTTGAACGACTGGCCGGTATTTACCGGGCACAGCTGGGTGAACTGGTAACCGGTATTGAGCATGTAGGCAGCACCTCCGTGCCCGGACTGGCGGCAAAGCCAATTATCGATATTGATATTATTATACAGGGGCCTGCGGGCTTACCATCCGTGGTGGCTGTTTTGGAGCGACTGGGCTATACCTGGAGAGGCGATCTGGGCATTCCCGGCAGAGAGGCTTTTGGCAGAAATGCGGACACCTCTCCGCTGGATGGCAACGGCACTTCATGGCCGGCGCATAATTTGTATGTCTGTGTAGAAGGATGTACCAGTTTGAAAAACCATTTGCAGCTGCGCAATTACCTGCGGCAACATCCCGATGCGGCCAGGCAGTATGGCACGCTCAAACAGGAGCTGGCAGCAAAATATCCCAACGATATTGATAGTTATGTGGAAGGTAAAACAGCCTTCATTACGGCGATACTGGCGCACACAGGCATGGAAGCGGACGATCTGAAAAACATTACGGCGCAAAACAAGGCTACAAAGTAA
- a CDS encoding SH3 domain-containing protein, protein MKYIGALMLLLTGMQVRAQFGIIQDKDGYTNVREGAGISRKIADKVLNGEIVYAWEREGEWCDINYRRNGEIQGGFVHSSRIKMLEDVFEKIKVRRQDETNAVFQQDSVTVMFTTRPFVEKAHQIGRDKSDSNYPIVNKIDGKEFYGCDGGLPTHEYNTFTIQIGNRAVVVPDKAIRDLYQPNPELTVVYYDRKNDRLYITATNSDGAGSYEVLLQFDHGVYTKRAIFYGF, encoded by the coding sequence ATGAAATATATCGGCGCGTTGATGCTATTGTTAACGGGAATGCAGGTGCGGGCCCAGTTTGGTATCATCCAGGATAAGGACGGTTATACCAATGTAAGAGAGGGCGCAGGCATCTCCCGGAAAATAGCAGACAAGGTATTGAACGGCGAAATCGTATATGCGTGGGAGCGCGAAGGGGAATGGTGTGACATCAATTATCGCCGGAATGGTGAGATACAGGGTGGATTTGTACATAGCTCCCGTATTAAAATGCTGGAAGATGTTTTTGAGAAGATCAAAGTAAGACGGCAGGATGAGACCAACGCCGTGTTTCAGCAAGACTCGGTGACGGTCATGTTTACTACCAGGCCTTTTGTTGAAAAAGCCCATCAGATTGGCCGGGATAAGAGTGACAGTAACTATCCTATTGTGAATAAGATCGACGGCAAAGAGTTTTACGGCTGTGATGGCGGCCTGCCTACCCATGAATATAACACGTTCACCATACAAATCGGCAACCGCGCCGTAGTGGTACCGGACAAGGCTATACGTGACCTGTACCAGCCCAATCCCGAGCTGACCGTCGTGTATTACGACCGTAAAAACGACCGGCTCTATATCACAGCTACCAACAGCGATGGGGCCGGCAGCTACGAAGTGTTGCTACAATTTGATCATGGTGTGTATACCAAAAGAGCTATCTTCTACGGATTTTAG
- a CDS encoding metallophosphoesterase, whose translation MQTARHFIIGDIHGCFDELMMLTRKMGLTADDMLISLGDIVDRGNKSKEVYHYFSNRPRSVVLMGNHERKHLNGVLNYAQDIVKLQLGPEYPAFLEWSAQLPYYYETPEAIIVHAAMEDGVPLSAQREDVLCGATAGEKYLEKKYPEGTYWSDHYTGEKPVIYGHHVVGDQIKIANNTYGIDTGCCHGGYLTAIELPGFIVHQVKCETDYWKTAQKEWQVPVLQARDWADMDFTAIRRQLDKLAYIEEPAARQYLDQLHHGLGRLEALFPVLKEKLDAFAARLLENGREVFSREANSYPFKTYLFKSSNHNLKVEDLQKSLLTPQKINQLAAALGVAPVEFPPFINTVR comes from the coding sequence ATGCAAACAGCCCGTCATTTTATCATTGGAGATATCCATGGTTGCTTTGATGAGTTGATGATGTTGACCCGGAAAATGGGCCTTACGGCCGATGATATGTTAATCTCCCTGGGCGATATTGTGGACCGCGGCAATAAATCAAAAGAAGTATATCATTATTTCAGTAACAGGCCCCGTTCGGTGGTGTTGATGGGGAACCATGAACGTAAACACCTGAACGGGGTGCTCAACTATGCGCAGGACATCGTGAAACTGCAACTGGGACCGGAATATCCGGCGTTCCTGGAATGGTCGGCGCAACTGCCCTACTATTACGAAACCCCGGAGGCTATCATTGTTCATGCGGCGATGGAAGACGGCGTGCCGTTGTCAGCGCAGCGGGAAGACGTGCTGTGTGGCGCTACCGCCGGAGAAAAATATCTTGAAAAAAAATATCCCGAAGGAACTTACTGGTCGGACCATTACACCGGTGAAAAACCGGTCATCTACGGGCATCACGTAGTGGGCGATCAAATCAAAATAGCGAACAATACCTACGGCATTGATACCGGTTGTTGTCATGGTGGCTACCTTACAGCGATAGAACTGCCTGGCTTTATTGTGCATCAGGTGAAATGTGAAACAGATTACTGGAAGACAGCGCAAAAGGAATGGCAGGTGCCGGTGTTGCAGGCGAGAGACTGGGCGGACATGGACTTTACCGCTATCCGGCGGCAGCTGGACAAACTGGCTTATATAGAAGAACCGGCAGCCAGACAGTACCTCGATCAGCTGCACCACGGCCTCGGCAGGCTGGAGGCGTTGTTCCCGGTGCTCAAAGAAAAGCTGGACGCTTTTGCCGCACGGCTGTTGGAGAATGGCCGGGAAGTGTTCAGCCGGGAGGCGAACAGTTATCCATTCAAAACATATTTATTTAAAAGCAGTAATCATAACCTGAAAGTGGAAGACCTGCAGAAAAGCCTGCTCACGCCGCAAAAGATCAATCAGCTGGCGGCAGCATTGGGAGTGGCCCCTGTTGAATTTCCTCCTTTCATTAATACAGTAAGATGA
- a CDS encoding VOC family protein: MKVKELRLVLTVDNLEEIIQFYRDTVGLPVSKAWDEETGRGIILEAGRASLELIDARHAATIDALEVGRRVAGPVRLALNVGKDIETATATLAAAGAEVISPVTTAPWSRVSRLKDPAGMQLTLFEKSTLLEE; encoded by the coding sequence ATGAAAGTAAAAGAATTGCGGCTCGTATTGACTGTTGATAACCTGGAAGAAATCATTCAATTCTATCGCGATACGGTGGGCCTGCCTGTTTCCAAGGCATGGGACGAGGAAACCGGCCGGGGAATAATCCTCGAAGCCGGCAGAGCATCGCTGGAACTGATTGATGCCAGGCATGCCGCCACTATCGACGCGCTTGAAGTGGGCCGCCGCGTAGCAGGACCTGTGCGCCTGGCCCTGAACGTGGGAAAAGATATTGAAACGGCCACGGCTACACTGGCGGCGGCAGGGGCGGAGGTGATAAGCCCCGTCACTACGGCGCCCTGGAGCCGGGTGTCACGGTTGAAAGATCCGGCGGGCATGCAGCTCACGCTGTTTGAAAAATCGACATTGTTGGAGGAATAA
- a CDS encoding RNA polymerase sigma-70 factor, whose protein sequence is MPKPNRDAPDDRGKELWEKMKVGGDQSVFANFYHHYANRLLHFASTLLGAREQAEEVVNDVMLWTWKNRHTLPAVEKVSVYLYTATRNTAYNYLKKNARSTTDPLDGIQPELLQFSPSPEQLHLSTEAVRKIEKAVNALPGRCRLVFKLIREDGLKYREVAEILDISVKTVEAQMAIALKKLHEQLHDMTVPKNN, encoded by the coding sequence ATGCCAAAACCAAATCGTGACGCCCCGGATGACAGGGGAAAAGAGTTATGGGAAAAGATGAAGGTCGGGGGTGATCAGTCTGTCTTTGCCAATTTTTACCATCACTATGCCAACCGGCTTCTCCACTTTGCCAGCACCTTGCTGGGTGCGCGGGAGCAGGCAGAAGAAGTGGTGAATGACGTCATGCTCTGGACCTGGAAAAACAGGCATACCCTGCCGGCAGTGGAAAAAGTAAGCGTTTACCTCTATACTGCCACCAGAAATACCGCGTATAACTACCTGAAAAAAAATGCACGCAGCACTACCGATCCGCTGGACGGTATCCAGCCAGAGCTGTTGCAGTTTTCCCCTTCCCCTGAGCAGTTACATCTTTCCACCGAAGCCGTCAGGAAGATAGAGAAAGCCGTCAATGCCCTGCCTGGCCGTTGCCGCCTTGTCTTTAAACTGATCCGGGAAGACGGACTGAAGTACCGGGAAGTGGCAGAGATACTGGACATCTCCGTCAAAACGGTAGAAGCCCAGATGGCCATCGCCCTCAAAAAACTGCACGAGCAGCTGCATGATATGACCGTGCCTAAAAACAACTGA
- a CDS encoding FecR family protein, giving the protein MRAIRTKDMLPENIWELVARIQSGEASEAEEQELQALLGQHPELLKTILVVDALQLAPEMEAAADEMRTHSWQQLQPQLDEAPPVPRNNIRRLLIRTGWAAAILVAGLLSYNWWQHNTWKTLATTNAKDSLLLPDGSRVFLNANTTLRYARNYGQGSRELMLESGEAYFEVAPQQNNPFTVHAAAVDIKVLGTAFNVHRLANGQVDIFVTSGSVKAENKSGKSMLLHAGAQATTSDKTPDIKPVATSSDNVLAWKTNRLVFHQMPLSEVAVVLANYYQLDVVVTDSVVSHKVLQATFNNKPLDEVLDVIGKALNVNITKKHKTLEFHQ; this is encoded by the coding sequence TTGAGAGCTATCAGAACCAAGGATATGTTGCCTGAAAATATTTGGGAATTAGTGGCCCGGATTCAGTCCGGAGAAGCCTCCGAAGCAGAAGAACAGGAGTTACAGGCCCTTTTGGGCCAGCACCCGGAACTGTTGAAAACCATATTGGTGGTCGATGCGCTGCAGCTGGCACCGGAGATGGAAGCGGCAGCAGATGAGATGCGTACGCATAGCTGGCAACAGCTGCAACCGCAGCTGGATGAGGCGCCTCCCGTTCCCCGGAACAACATCCGTCGTTTGTTAATCCGTACCGGCTGGGCCGCGGCCATCCTGGTAGCGGGACTGTTATCCTACAACTGGTGGCAGCACAACACCTGGAAAACGTTGGCCACCACCAACGCCAAAGACAGCCTGTTGCTGCCAGACGGCTCACGCGTATTCCTCAATGCCAACACCACCCTGCGTTACGCACGCAATTACGGTCAGGGCAGCAGGGAACTGATGCTGGAGAGTGGAGAAGCCTATTTTGAAGTAGCGCCGCAACAGAACAATCCGTTTACCGTACATGCCGCAGCAGTAGACATTAAAGTACTGGGAACAGCCTTTAATGTACACCGGTTGGCCAACGGACAGGTGGACATCTTCGTCACCAGCGGCAGCGTGAAAGCGGAAAATAAAAGCGGTAAAAGCATGCTGCTGCACGCCGGCGCACAGGCCACCACATCGGACAAAACCCCGGACATCAAACCGGTAGCCACCTCCAGCGACAATGTGCTGGCCTGGAAAACCAACCGCCTCGTGTTCCACCAGATGCCACTCAGCGAAGTGGCCGTCGTACTGGCCAACTATTATCAGCTGGACGTGGTGGTGACAGACAGCGTAGTGTCACATAAAGTGCTACAGGCCACTTTTAACAATAAACCACTGGACGAAGTACTGGACGTAATCGGAAAAGCATTAAATGTCAACATTACCAAAAAGCATAAAACACTTGAATTCCATCAGTAA
- a CDS encoding SusC/RagA family TonB-linked outer membrane protein yields MKRVLLSMQPRRRGGRKLLCLLLTGSLLAWHQLAYAGATTRQQDPENPRVSLHMTRASMAEVISQIEKQTRLSFAYDVSMLPPREINLNIDAQPLKEVLTKLFPTDRFEYTFKGDQVIISSRNTKTAGSNSNSSSTAQEKFVITGNVTDGTNGLPGVTILEKGTHNGTSTDENGRFRLAVSDKNAVLLISFIGYEPREVAVKGSATVHVQLQTDQKKLDEVVVTALGIKKEKKALGYAVQEVKGETAVKAREPNAVNSLAGKVSGLVITTPTRLFQNPGIYLRGVKPLIVVDGVPINSDSWNLSADDIESYSVLKGPNAAALYGSQGQNGAILITTKKGTTDKRGISVELNSSTQFQMGFLAIPTKQEEYGPGSNFQYEYVDGMGGGTNDADYDIWGPKFEGQLITQYNSPINPQTGKLVPIPWQRRGHDNLRNFLRNGLLSSNNIAISANNDKGNIRMSVTQLYQKGAVPNTKLGGTNVNFSGTLNVNKKMTLSTAINYDKQYTPNYPDATYQPSSPIYTLMLWSGADYDIRDLKNYWMPGKEGIQQRNFESYQYTNPYLTAYEALHGYYKNDLYGHIKLNYAFNDHWSAYFRTNVSSYDLSENKRYPISGSYRSGDGGYFIKGGYNESGETYWDNNTDVLLSYNNKIGKAFDLKASAGGNLRTVKYSRLYAHTNNGLLLPQLWTVDNSVDPPGATSTKNSRQVKSAYASVDFSFRDYLFLGMTGRMDQSSTLPANKNAYFYPSVSLSAVMSDILHLPKAISFWKLRASYANVGGDMVNDDGTAKYNLYPSYSVGSRWDGNPAEVFGDILYNPNIKPAFSKSYEVGTDIRLLNNRLGLDVSVYKTLDGPQIFYPAISEGSGFKTRQMNGLVTMRKGIEISLNASPVRSAGGFNWDVLVNWSTFQKYLNKVYDTLNVYNRVKIGERMDQIFMTDFQRTPDGKLVLGSNGQPRSNSYLSMVGYANDKWVASIINTFSYKNLSLRIQVDGRYGGKIINYLDQKMWQGGNHPLSANQYRQADWDNRNTTGYKGTYVPDGMQVTGGSLQVDGDGNVISDTRKFAPNTTPVLWQTWSKNYYGNAITNLYDRSYLKIREVVLTYNLPSSLLKQAKIINRASISVVGRNLYYLAHKGVRDIDVDQWIDQNAGLEMPSTRSVGFNINLVF; encoded by the coding sequence ATGAAAAGAGTGCTACTAAGCATGCAACCGCGCCGCCGCGGAGGCAGGAAACTCCTTTGCCTGTTACTGACCGGCTCCCTGCTGGCATGGCACCAACTGGCGTATGCCGGCGCCACCACCCGCCAACAGGACCCCGAAAATCCAAGGGTGTCACTACATATGACCAGGGCCAGCATGGCGGAAGTGATTTCGCAGATCGAAAAACAAACGCGCCTCTCCTTCGCCTATGATGTCAGTATGCTCCCGCCCCGGGAAATCAACCTGAACATCGATGCCCAACCGCTGAAAGAAGTGCTGACCAAACTATTTCCCACCGACCGGTTTGAGTACACCTTCAAAGGCGACCAGGTGATCATCTCCTCACGCAACACCAAAACCGCCGGCAGCAATAGTAACAGCAGCAGCACCGCACAGGAAAAATTTGTCATCACCGGAAATGTGACTGATGGCACCAACGGCCTGCCCGGTGTTACCATACTGGAAAAAGGCACCCACAACGGTACCAGCACCGATGAAAACGGCCGTTTCCGCCTCGCGGTAAGCGACAAAAATGCCGTGCTGCTCATCAGCTTCATCGGCTATGAGCCACGCGAAGTAGCCGTTAAAGGCAGCGCCACCGTACATGTGCAATTACAGACCGACCAGAAAAAACTGGACGAAGTAGTGGTAACAGCCCTCGGCATCAAAAAAGAGAAAAAAGCCCTCGGCTACGCAGTGCAGGAAGTAAAAGGCGAAACAGCCGTGAAAGCCCGCGAGCCCAATGCCGTCAACTCCCTCGCCGGGAAAGTGTCCGGACTTGTCATCACCACGCCTACACGCTTATTTCAAAACCCGGGCATCTATCTGAGAGGCGTGAAACCACTGATCGTAGTAGACGGTGTGCCCATCAACTCCGACTCATGGAACCTCAGCGCCGATGATATCGAGTCCTACAGCGTGCTGAAAGGCCCTAACGCCGCAGCGCTCTACGGTTCCCAGGGACAGAACGGCGCCATCCTCATCACCACTAAAAAAGGTACCACCGATAAAAGAGGCATCTCTGTGGAACTGAACTCCAGCACTCAATTCCAGATGGGGTTCCTCGCCATCCCCACCAAACAGGAAGAGTATGGCCCCGGCTCCAACTTCCAGTATGAATATGTAGATGGCATGGGCGGCGGCACCAATGACGCCGACTACGACATCTGGGGCCCTAAATTTGAAGGCCAGCTCATTACCCAGTATAACAGCCCGATAAATCCGCAAACCGGCAAATTAGTGCCTATCCCGTGGCAGCGCCGCGGCCATGACAACCTCCGCAACTTCCTGCGTAACGGCCTGCTGTCATCCAATAACATCGCTATCTCTGCCAATAATGACAAAGGCAATATACGTATGTCGGTAACGCAACTGTACCAGAAAGGCGCCGTGCCCAACACCAAACTGGGCGGCACCAACGTGAACTTCTCCGGTACATTGAACGTCAATAAAAAAATGACGCTGTCTACCGCCATCAACTACGATAAACAGTATACGCCCAACTATCCCGATGCCACCTATCAGCCGTCCAGCCCTATCTACACGCTGATGCTGTGGAGCGGCGCCGACTATGACATCCGCGATCTCAAAAACTACTGGATGCCCGGCAAAGAAGGTATACAACAACGCAACTTTGAATCGTACCAGTATACCAACCCGTACCTCACCGCATACGAGGCACTGCATGGTTATTACAAAAATGACCTGTACGGCCACATCAAACTGAACTACGCCTTCAACGACCACTGGAGCGCCTACTTCCGTACCAACGTCAGCTCCTATGATCTTTCGGAAAACAAACGTTACCCGATCTCCGGATCGTACCGTTCCGGCGATGGCGGCTATTTCATCAAAGGCGGCTACAATGAATCGGGCGAAACGTACTGGGACAACAATACCGACGTGCTGTTGAGCTACAACAATAAAATCGGTAAGGCCTTCGATCTGAAAGCCTCCGCAGGCGGCAACCTCCGCACTGTGAAATACAGCCGCCTGTATGCACATACGAACAACGGTTTGCTGCTGCCGCAGCTGTGGACCGTAGACAACAGCGTAGACCCGCCAGGCGCCACTTCTACCAAAAACAGCCGCCAGGTGAAGAGCGCCTATGCCTCCGTGGATTTCTCTTTCCGTGATTATCTTTTTCTGGGGATGACCGGCCGTATGGACCAGTCCAGCACTTTACCGGCCAACAAGAACGCCTATTTCTACCCGTCCGTGTCCCTGAGTGCCGTGATGTCTGACATCCTGCACCTGCCGAAAGCCATTTCTTTCTGGAAACTGCGTGCCTCCTATGCCAACGTGGGCGGCGATATGGTGAACGATGACGGCACCGCCAAATACAACCTCTATCCCAGCTATTCCGTGGGCAGCCGCTGGGATGGCAATCCTGCCGAAGTATTCGGGGATATTCTCTACAATCCCAATATCAAACCGGCATTCAGTAAATCATATGAAGTAGGTACCGATATCCGCCTGCTCAATAACCGCCTCGGTCTCGACGTGTCCGTTTACAAAACACTGGACGGCCCGCAGATATTCTACCCGGCCATCTCCGAAGGCTCCGGCTTCAAAACCCGCCAGATGAACGGACTGGTGACCATGCGCAAAGGCATCGAGATATCACTAAACGCATCGCCTGTACGCTCCGCAGGCGGCTTCAACTGGGACGTGCTCGTCAACTGGTCTACTTTCCAGAAGTATCTCAACAAAGTATACGACACGCTCAATGTATACAATCGTGTAAAAATCGGCGAACGTATGGACCAGATCTTCATGACCGACTTCCAGCGTACGCCCGACGGTAAACTGGTATTGGGTTCCAACGGTCAGCCACGTTCCAATTCCTATCTTTCTATGGTAGGATATGCCAACGACAAATGGGTAGCCAGCATCATCAACACCTTCTCCTATAAAAATCTCTCCCTGAGAATACAGGTGGATGGTCGTTATGGTGGTAAGATCATCAACTACCTCGATCAGAAAATGTGGCAGGGCGGCAATCATCCGCTGTCCGCCAACCAATACCGCCAGGCCGACTGGGACAACCGCAACACTACCGGTTATAAAGGCACCTACGTACCGGACGGCATGCAGGTGACCGGTGGCTCCCTGCAGGTAGACGGCGACGGCAATGTGATTTCCGATACCCGCAAGTTCGCTCCCAACACCACCCCGGTGCTCTGGCAAACATGGTCTAAAAACTACTATGGCAATGCCATCACCAACCTGTACGACCGCTCCTACCTGAAAATACGGGAAGTGGTGCTGACCTACAATCTGCCATCCTCCCTGCTGAAACAGGCCAAAATCATCAACAGGGCCAGCATCTCTGTTGTAGGCCGAAACCTGTACTATCTGGCACATAAAGGTGTGAGAGATATCGACGTAGACCAATGGATAGACCAGAACGCAGGACTGGAAATGCCTTCCACCCGCAGCGTAGGTTTCAACATTAACCTTGTTTTCTAA